The Dehalococcoides mccartyi CG5 genome contains the following window.
TGCATGATTCCCATACCGCCCATGGCTGGGCCATAAAGCATGTGCTGCCGCTTTCAAAAGTGGTCACCTGTGATACTGATGAAATAGCTTTGGACATGGTGAAACTGGGTATGAAGGAAGACCATATCTTCCTGATGTCACGCAGCGGCGAACTGGATTTATCCCGCTTGGAAGCTACCTACCTTGCCATGAGAAAAACCCGAAGCTGATTCCTCTGCCTGCAAAAAGGGTGGCAGTAATACTGCCACCCTTTGCTAAATACCCTTTAGGGTGCTATTTGACAGAATCTTTGAAATCAAGCCCAAGGTGAAAACCCTTGTTCTTTTCTTCGTAACCTTTGACACCCAGCAATTTTTCAAGCCAGAGCTTGGTTTCCACATAAGTTTCCTGAGCAATTTCATGGCGGGGCTGGCTGAAGGTGCCGGTCGCTTTTTTCGCGGCATGCATTTCCTTCAGTTTGGCTTCGATCTGAGCCAGCCATTTAGATTTGTCAGGCGCAGTTTCCGGATTAAATTTTTCTCCGTTTTTCAGATGAAAAGCATCAATGTACATACCGGTTGCTACCTTTGAATAGTTTTCATTTAAAACGTAGCGAGTAGCTTCTCCCAATGTGAGTTCCATTTATCCTCCTAGAAATCTTTGTATTAAATAACAGCCGCCGGATGGCAACTCTATGATACCGCAGAAAAAACATCTATAATCTAATAAAAGGGTCACCGCCTGGCAGTCAGTTACCGCCTTTTAAACGTTATATTATATGCCATATAATGCAATCTCTCAAGACATAAATAAAATATCGCCCAAAGGAATACTGCTATGACTGATATAATACAACTTATGGCTAAGAATGAAACAATGATAGGCCAGCTTTACCGGCTGTATGCCAACCGCTTTCCGGAAGAAAAAACCTTCTTTCTTGGTATTGCCTCTGAAGAAGACAACCACCATGCCTGGATTGAAAATATATCCAAGCAAGCTACCGAACTACAATCCACGCTTAAATTAGACACCTTTACCCCTTCAGCCGTTAAGGCTTACCAAAACTACCTGATGCAGGAAATGCAACCGGAGAGAATACGCCAGTTGAACCTTCATCAAGCACTCAGTATCAGCCTTTATATTGAAAAATCCCTGCTGGAAAAACATTTTCTGGAAATATTCAAAAACGGCGATCCAAAACTAGAATATGTAACCAATTCGCTGGTTACGGCCACACTTGAACATGCCCAACGGGTACAGGCCAAATTGAATGAAATCACTCAGAAGGATTAGCCCGTAAAATACTTATACCCGAAACTGTTTAGTCACCAGCCAAACTATGGTTCAACCCGAAAATATATATGCCGTTCCGATTAGAGGTTACTTAGCTGCAATTGACCCAAAAATAAGTATTTACACTTATTGTATATGCAAATGGATATTTGCCTATAATGGGTTAAATAAACAGCTCTGAGGAGGCATATATGGCGTCCAAATTTGAACTTTTCAAAGACAAAAAGGGCGAGTTCCGCTGGAGATTGGTAGCCAGCAACGGGCAAACAATTGCTGATTCGGGTGAAGGGTACACCACCCATGCCAATGCAATCAACGGTATTGAATCCGTTAAGAAAAATGCACCTGTGGCCGCGATTGTAGACCTTAGCCAGACATAAATCTCAGCCAAAACACCTTATAAAAAGCAAGTGGCGGGATATAACCCGCCACTTATATTAATGTTGATATATTCTGCAAATCCGGGCAGAAACTTAGAGACCGTTTTGCTGCAAAAACTCCCTAAGCAAGTTGTTAAACACAGCCGGTTTTTCCAGAGCCGGCAGATGCCCGGCCTGTTTTATTTCCTGAAAAGACGCCCGCGGAATTGACTTGCTAAAACGTTCTCCAATGGTATGCATATCAGGAACATCATGTTCCCCCACCAGCACCAGTGCAGGTATTTTTAGGCTCAGATAATCTTCGGATTGAGGGCGTTTAAGCCTCTGCTCCCGCTTGCCGCCAACTACCGCCAAATAGTTTTCTTCCAGCATTTTTTTACACAAACGATATAGTGTTTTGTCTATATCCGCACTTGTCCTGCCGGTACCCGCCAGCCAAATCTGGAGGTAAAGTTCTATAGCTTTAGATTTTTGACCAAGTGAAATCAGCTCATCCAACTGGCGGTCAAGGTCCAGAAATTTTTCGTCTGTATTGCGATACCCGCGCATGCAAGCGTCTACCAATACCAGTCCGGTAACCATATCCGGGTGGAGAAGAGCCAAATCCAGCGCATAAGTACCCCCCACCGAGTTGCCCACCAGCACAACTTTGTCTATACGCAAAAGATGCAGCAACTCCAGCACGTCACGGTAATAGTTGAAAATATCATCGGTAATAACACTCTGCCCGTAACCGCGCATATCCGGTGCAATTACGTGATAGTCTTTGGCAAATTCGGTCAGCTGGTTATACCAGGAACGGCTGTCTGTAATGCCGGCATGCATAAAGACCAGCACCGGGCCGGTACCTGCTTCCCTGTAGGATAAATCTACTCCCGGCAGGCGGGCAATTTGAGGTGCGAATTCGTTTTCAGCTGTCATCTTGGTTTTCTCCTGTACTTGCTTCAGCTTTGGCATTCCCCCACCAGGCACGCAGCCTGTTTAATATATTCAGTTCATAACCTATTTTACCCGGAGTATAAAAACGGTGGTCTTTGATAACTTCCGGCAGGTTCTGCTGTTTCACAAAGTGGTTCTGGTAATCATGGGCATATTTATAATCTTTGCCGTAACCCAAATCTTTCATCAGACCTGTAGGAGCATTACGAAGGTGAAGGGGCACGTCAGCCTGAGGGTTACGGGCTATTTCCTTCTGAACGTTAGTATAGGCTACATATACCGAGTTGCTCTTTGGAGCACCTGCCAGATAAATAACCGCTTCAGCCAGTGCCAGTTTGCCTTCAGGCATACCCAGAAAATGAACTGCCTGCTGGGCGGCCATGGCTATCACCAGCCCCTGCGGGTCAGCCAGACCCACATCTTCGGTAGCAAAACGGATTACCCTGCGGGCAATATACAGGGGGTCTTCTCCCACTTCCAGCATCCTGCCCAGCCAATATATAGCCGCATCCGGGTCAGAACCCCTCATGGTTTTATGCAGGGCTGAAATCAGGTCGTAGTGCTGTTCACCGCTTTTATCATAACGCAGACTTTTTTTCTGGGCGGCATCCTCAACCTGAGGCAAACCAACTACCCGCCAACCGTCTTTGTCCGGCAAAGTCGTCATAACCGCCAGTTCCAGTATATTTAAAGCTATACGGGCATCACCCTGTGCAAAACTGCTTATATGCTTTTCTGCTTCCTCAAGCAATCTGGCATGGTAGTTGCCCAAACCATTTTCGCCTTCCAAAGACCGCTTCAAGATAACCGATATCTCTTTTTCGGAAAGAGAATTTAGAACATACACTTGGGCACGGGAGAGAAGAGCGGAATTTACCTCAAACGAAGGATTTTCGGTAGTAGCACCTATTAGCACCACTGTGCCATCTTCCACGTACGGTAAAATGGCATCCTGCTGAGACTTGTTGAAGCGGTGGATTTCATCTATAAAGAGGATAGTCCGCCTGTGGTAAAGTTTCAGGCGTTCACGCGCTTCCTCTACTACCCGCCTCAAATCAGCCACTCCAGCAGAAACAGCGCTGAGAGCTGAAAAATGGGCATCCAGACTGTGGGCAATTATATTAGCCAGAGTAGTTTTGCCTGAACCCGGCGGTCCCCAAAAAATAAGCGAAGGTATTTTGTCACTCTCCAGCGAAAGTCTGAGGGCACGCCCTTCACCTATCAGGTGGCTTTGCCCGACAAATTCCGCTAAAGTTTCCGGACGCATTCTGGCAGCCAGCGGAGACTGGCTTTTCTTTAGTTTTTCAGCCCCGGCATCAAAAAGATCCATAATTCTTTCCGGCATGTTTACTGGCTATCAAAAGCACCTCGTGCGGATATTTAGTGGATATAACCAGTTTGCGGTACTTGCTGTTTACCAGATTTATGGAAACAGTGGGTGTTTGGGGAATGATGCAAACCAGTATCCGCCCCTTTTTATCTCTGGTCATACGCACACCATAGCCGCCGTAAAAATCACGATTGCGTCCGTTTATTTCAGCAGATTCCACATCCAGCCAGGGGAAAAAACGCTTGAAATAACCGAAACGTATAAATATGCCTTCGTCGGAAAGGCTGATAAACATTTTGCGCATATTGTAAACCAGCAGCGTGACACAAAACATAGTAATAGCCATAAGCATTACCAGCCAGTAAGGCACTCTATCTTCAGGAGTGGGCGGATTAATGGCAAAATACCCCAGCAGGGATACTACCGCCAAACCTACGGCCGCCTCTATAATAGCCATAATCTCCATAACCTTGAAACGCAATTCTTCTGAATATATTTCACTGGCATAAAGAAGCCGGTTATCTACCTTTGACATAAGTCTCCTATTATCAGGGTATCCAGATACTCTGGGCGGTGATTATATCTGCCATACCGGGCAGTACCAGCGGAGCGGCTGACTTGGTGTAAAAAGCCAGCCCCTTGAAACTGGTCAGATACTGGTGGCCGGAAGCCGGCCACCCGGATTTGGCGGTAACTATAAGCGGGTCTTTTACCCGGTTAAGCAAGGCCAAAAACTCCTGTGGTTCAAGGCGGACTATAACCCCTGAGGCTTTGGTGGCCTGAGCAATGGCCGCATATGCCCCGGCACCGTTTCCGTATGCCATTTCAATCTGCCTCCAGTGTTTACTGCTAAATTCAAGAAAAAACTAAAAGAAATTGTACCATAAAGATAGGCCGATTTACCTGCCTGACCCATCCGTATACACACCTGTGTTGTAAAGCCGTCAGTGGTATCTTTTCACTTCAAAGCGATAAAGTTTTACCGGTGCATCAGCCGTTATGCCTGCCTTCTGGCGGCAGATGGATATCTGCTCTGACGGGGTGTCAACTCCCTCCAAATCAGGCAATAACAGCCCCCGCAGATGTCCGCTTTCCACTATTACCCCGTACTTTTTGGCATCCAGACTATTTGTATCTTCCACTGGCTGGGGCGGGGTGAGCACATCAACACTGTAACTGAGAAGCGGCAATTCCCACTCAGCCACGGGTTCAAAACGGGGGTCTCTAGCGGCAGAACTTACCGCGTTTGAGACAATCTCATCTGCAATATTATCAAAATGAGCTTCGAAAGTACCTATGCACCCCCGAAGTTCACCCAGTTTCTTGAGGGAAACAAATACACCGGCTTCTCCGGAAAGTTCAGCGGATATTTCGGCTGAAGGGGTAATAACCTTTTTCTCTCTGACAAAAGTCTCCACCGCCGCTCTGGCCAGTGCTACCTGGGGGGATTCTTCAGTTTGCTCAACAACCAGCCCGGCATACCCCACTACCTGGTCCAGATGATGGGTGACATCACCGCTGGTCTGGTAAGCCACCACTCTGGCCCGCTTAGCCCCCATTTCCTTTACGGCCGTAAGCATGGCCGCTACCGGGGCATAACCGCACATAGTTATGTGGTTTTGCTGTATCCTTTCCAGCATTTCAGCGGCATCCAGCTTGATAATAGCATCCAGCGCCAAACTGTCTTTCAGGTGGGCATCTGACTGAGACTCATAATGGGTCATATCTGAAGATGCAATTATTATAGCTTCACGCCCGGTTTCCCTGAGGGCACTGGCAATGCCATACCCTATATCCGCCAGCGTTTCAGACTTGCCGAAGGAAACAGTAATAGGCACAATCTTGATATCAGGCTTGAAATACTGGAGCATAGGTATCTGTACCTCTATGGAATGTTCATACTGGTGGGCGGACGGGTCGGCCTTTATATGGCGGCAGTATTTCATAATGGAGTGTGCCAGCGGAGAGTCTATTTCCACCTCTCCCATGGGGGTCTGCCAAATGCCTGAAGCCATAATGGCATATTCCGCCCCTATGCCCGTATGGCTGGGGCCAAGTATGATAGCGGTTTCAGGCAGGTCTAAACGGGAGCCTACCGCCATGGCGACTCCCCCTGAATACGGATAGCCGGCATGGGGCATAACCGCACCCAAATACCGTTCCTTAGCAATCCCTTTCACTTCCATAGGGGTTATAACCGAACGGATTTTTTCTTTGCTGGCCGGATAATAACGTCCTGCCGCAGACGCTTGTCTTAACATTATTCACCTTCCGTCGGGGAGGAAAGCCGGATATAAAGCTTTGACCGGCAGTGCCGGCAATGATCATTATCCAAT
Protein-coding sequences here:
- a CDS encoding HVO_2922 family protein, with the protein product MASKFELFKDKKGEFRWRLVASNGQTIADSGEGYTTHANAINGIESVKKNAPVAAIVDLSQT
- a CDS encoding alpha/beta fold hydrolase; amino-acid sequence: MTAENEFAPQIARLPGVDLSYREAGTGPVLVFMHAGITDSRSWYNQLTEFAKDYHVIAPDMRGYGQSVITDDIFNYYRDVLELLHLLRIDKVVLVGNSVGGTYALDLALLHPDMVTGLVLVDACMRGYRNTDEKFLDLDRQLDELISLGQKSKAIELYLQIWLAGTGRTSADIDKTLYRLCKKMLEENYLAVVGGKREQRLKRPQSEDYLSLKIPALVLVGEHDVPDMHTIGERFSKSIPRASFQEIKQAGHLPALEKPAVFNNLLREFLQQNGL
- a CDS encoding replication-associated recombination protein A, with product MPERIMDLFDAGAEKLKKSQSPLAARMRPETLAEFVGQSHLIGEGRALRLSLESDKIPSLIFWGPPGSGKTTLANIIAHSLDAHFSALSAVSAGVADLRRVVEEARERLKLYHRRTILFIDEIHRFNKSQQDAILPYVEDGTVVLIGATTENPSFEVNSALLSRAQVYVLNSLSEKEISVILKRSLEGENGLGNYHARLLEEAEKHISSFAQGDARIALNILELAVMTTLPDKDGWRVVGLPQVEDAAQKKSLRYDKSGEQHYDLISALHKTMRGSDPDAAIYWLGRMLEVGEDPLYIARRVIRFATEDVGLADPQGLVIAMAAQQAVHFLGMPEGKLALAEAVIYLAGAPKSNSVYVAYTNVQKEIARNPQADVPLHLRNAPTGLMKDLGYGKDYKYAHDYQNHFVKQQNLPEVIKDHRFYTPGKIGYELNILNRLRAWWGNAKAEASTGENQDDS
- the amrB gene encoding AmmeMemoRadiSam system protein B, translating into MLRQASAAGRYYPASKEKIRSVITPMEVKGIAKERYLGAVMPHAGYPYSGGVAMAVGSRLDLPETAIILGPSHTGIGAEYAIMASGIWQTPMGEVEIDSPLAHSIMKYCRHIKADPSAHQYEHSIEVQIPMLQYFKPDIKIVPITVSFGKSETLADIGYGIASALRETGREAIIIASSDMTHYESQSDAHLKDSLALDAIIKLDAAEMLERIQQNHITMCGYAPVAAMLTAVKEMGAKRARVVAYQTSGDVTHHLDQVVGYAGLVVEQTEESPQVALARAAVETFVREKKVITPSAEISAELSGEAGVFVSLKKLGELRGCIGTFEAHFDNIADEIVSNAVSSAARDPRFEPVAEWELPLLSYSVDVLTPPQPVEDTNSLDAKKYGVIVESGHLRGLLLPDLEGVDTPSEQISICRQKAGITADAPVKLYRFEVKRYH